The Larus michahellis chromosome 12, bLarMic1.1, whole genome shotgun sequence genome contains a region encoding:
- the LOC141750428 gene encoding uncharacterized protein LOC141750428 isoform X1, translated as MAAPGPASLQRRLQSSQEARHRQAVLVRKLQAKVLQYRTRCRELEQQLEAGAGCLPGRWEGTEALEKALLQVKEEQQRCEDLAEANSLLREHLEKAKEVNSALKEDVGKLTVDWMRAREELEAKEREWRQERELYENYFRGDRDRLLGLWHQMVTFRRHFLEMKAATNRDLSELKAEQMRLSGSVMANCSRLNCSVMSFQAKGELEKKELQDRLKDLVALEDKHCLLQHELLVAREALEESHLERDVLKEEKHELRVALEKLEGENDALLCKVDEMERAKISAQEKLSLCKRTTKELCAEKAHLEQLLKKAEEQQEELRVELGVLAEEKEEAQEKLLEVSRQQESSRSGLEQLRQESSRQGHALAEVCAEKELLVREKAALEVRLAAMERERQGLSEQLAEARSGKETVECSLLEAQQHLSELEITRSHLETQLHAVAQAKEVIQGEVKCLQWELEAERSLLKQERQNMAQELLQKEEQHTDTLKVREADHQGEINKLLQDVAIAEGQRLSWLSEKRLLSQRLERLQRAVARLDREKTELKQYSAELRRTLEEVERERRRLRRYCRGRALPDAGGFSVSESDQHKMLASQQVSLLQTQLAQERK; from the exons atggcggcgccgggcccggcctccctgcagcgccggctgcagagctcgcaggaggcgcggcaccggcaagcggtgctggtgcggaagctgcaggcgaag GTCCTGCAGTACCGGACCCGCTgccgagagctggagcagcagctggaagcaggagcg ggatgcctcccaggcaggtgggaaggcacagaggccctggagaaagccctgcttcaggtgaaagaggagcagcaaag GTGCGAGGATCTGGCCGAAGCAAACAGTCTGCTGCGGGAGCACCTGGAGAAAGCGAAAGAGGTGAATTCAGCCCTCAAAGAAGATGTTGGAAAGCTGACGGTGGATTGGATGAGGgcgcgggaggagctggaagcgaaGGAGCGCGAATGGCGCCAGGAACGTGAG CTCTATGAGAACTACTTCAGGGGTGACCGTGACCGTCTGCTCGGTCTGTGGCATCAGATGGTCACCTTCCGCCgtcatttcctggaaatgaaggCTGCCACGAACCG agatttgtcagagctgaaggcagagcaaatgAGGCTTTCTGGGTCTGTAATGGCAAACTGCTCCCGTCTAAACTGCAGCGTGATGTCCTTCCAAGCcaagggggagctggagaagaaggagcttcaggacag aCTGAAGGACTTAGTGGCACTTGAAGACAAACACTGCTTGTTACAGCATGAGTTGTTAGTTGCGAGAGAGGCGCTGGAGGAATCGCACCTtgagagggatgtgctgaaggaagagaagcatgagCTTAGAGTGGCCCTGGAGAAG ctggaGGGAGAGAATGACGCTCTCTTGTGTAAAGTGGATGAGATGGAGAGAGCAAAGatctctgcccaggagaagctgagcttgtgTAAAAGAACAACCAAagagctctgtgcagagaaagcccacctggagcagctgctgaagaaagcagaggagcaacaagaggagctgcgggtagagctgggggtcctggcagaggagaaggaagaagcccaagaGAAACTCCTTGAG GTTTCCCGCCAGCAAGAGTCGTCTCGCAGTGGCCTGGAGCAGTTGCGCCAGGAGTCCTCTCGCCAAGGGCACGCACTGGCCGAGGTGTGCGCAGAGAAGGAATTGCTGGTGcgggagaaggctgccctggaggtgcGACTGGCAGCCATGGAGCGGGAGAGACAAGGCCTttcggagcagctggcagaggccag gtcagggaaggagaccgtggaatgcagcctgttggaggctcagcagcacttgtCTGAGCTGGAGATCACCAGGAGTCATCTTGAAACCCAGCTTCACGCGGTGGCGCAGGCCAAGGAGGTGATCCAAG GGGAAGTgaagtgccttcagtgggagctggaagcagagaggtcTCTCCTGAAGCAGGAACGGCAAAACATGGCgcaagagctcctgcagaaagaagagcagcatacCGACACCCTCAAAGTTCGGGAGGCCGACCACCAAGGGGAgataaacaagctcctgcaaGACGTG gcgattgcagaagggcagcggctgtcctggctctcggagaagagactcctgtcgcagcggctggaacgtctgcagcgagcagttgcaaggctggaccgggagaagacggagctgaagcaatacagtgctgagctcaggaggactctggaggag GTGGAACGTGAACGGAGGCGACTGAGGAGATATTGCAGAGGTCGTGCGCTGCCAGATGCAGGCGGATTTTCTGTCTCCGAGTCTGACCAGCACAAGATGCTGGCGTCTCAGCAG GTGTCCCTTCTGCAGACGCAGCTGGCGCAAGAGCGAAAATAG
- the LOC141750428 gene encoding uncharacterized protein LOC141750428 isoform X4: MAAPGPASLQRRLQSSQEARHRQAVLVRKLQAKVLQYRTRCRELEQQLEAGAGCLPGRWEGTEALEKALLQVKEEQQRCEDLAEANSLLREHLEKAKEVNSALKEDVGKLTVDWMRAREELEAKEREWRQERELYENYFRGDRDRLLGLWHQMVTFRRHFLEMKAATNRDLSELKAEQMRLSGSVMANCSRLNCSVMSFQAKGELEKKELQDRLKDLVALEDKHCLLQHELLVAREALEESHLERDVLKEEKHELRVALEKLEGENDALLCKVDEMERAKISAQEKLSLCKRTTKELCAEKAHLEQLLKKAEEQQEELRVELGVLAEEKEEAQEKLLEVSRQQESSRSGLEQLRQESSRQGHALAEVCAEKELLVREKAALEVRLAAMERERQGLSEQLAEARSGKETVECSLLEAQQHLSELEITRSHLETQLHAVAQAKEVIQGEVKCLQWELEAERSLLKQERQNMAQELLQKEEQHTDTLKVREADHQGEINKLLQDVQAIAEGQRLSWLSEKRLLSQRLERLQRAVARLDREKTELKQYSAELRRTLEEVERERRRLRRYCRGRALPDAGGFSVSESDQHKMLASQQVSLLQTQLAQERK, from the exons atggcggcgccgggcccggcctccctgcagcgccggctgcagagctcgcaggaggcgcggcaccggcaagcggtgctggtgcggaagctgcaggcgaag GTCCTGCAGTACCGGACCCGCTgccgagagctggagcagcagctggaagcaggagcg ggatgcctcccaggcaggtgggaaggcacagaggccctggagaaagccctgcttcaggtgaaagaggagcagcaaag GTGCGAGGATCTGGCCGAAGCAAACAGTCTGCTGCGGGAGCACCTGGAGAAAGCGAAAGAGGTGAATTCAGCCCTCAAAGAAGATGTTGGAAAGCTGACGGTGGATTGGATGAGGgcgcgggaggagctggaagcgaaGGAGCGCGAATGGCGCCAGGAACGTGAG CTCTATGAGAACTACTTCAGGGGTGACCGTGACCGTCTGCTCGGTCTGTGGCATCAGATGGTCACCTTCCGCCgtcatttcctggaaatgaaggCTGCCACGAACCG agatttgtcagagctgaaggcagagcaaatgAGGCTTTCTGGGTCTGTAATGGCAAACTGCTCCCGTCTAAACTGCAGCGTGATGTCCTTCCAAGCcaagggggagctggagaagaaggagcttcaggacag aCTGAAGGACTTAGTGGCACTTGAAGACAAACACTGCTTGTTACAGCATGAGTTGTTAGTTGCGAGAGAGGCGCTGGAGGAATCGCACCTtgagagggatgtgctgaaggaagagaagcatgagCTTAGAGTGGCCCTGGAGAAG ctggaGGGAGAGAATGACGCTCTCTTGTGTAAAGTGGATGAGATGGAGAGAGCAAAGatctctgcccaggagaagctgagcttgtgTAAAAGAACAACCAAagagctctgtgcagagaaagcccacctggagcagctgctgaagaaagcagaggagcaacaagaggagctgcgggtagagctgggggtcctggcagaggagaaggaagaagcccaagaGAAACTCCTTGAG GTTTCCCGCCAGCAAGAGTCGTCTCGCAGTGGCCTGGAGCAGTTGCGCCAGGAGTCCTCTCGCCAAGGGCACGCACTGGCCGAGGTGTGCGCAGAGAAGGAATTGCTGGTGcgggagaaggctgccctggaggtgcGACTGGCAGCCATGGAGCGGGAGAGACAAGGCCTttcggagcagctggcagaggccag gtcagggaaggagaccgtggaatgcagcctgttggaggctcagcagcacttgtCTGAGCTGGAGATCACCAGGAGTCATCTTGAAACCCAGCTTCACGCGGTGGCGCAGGCCAAGGAGGTGATCCAAG GGGAAGTgaagtgccttcagtgggagctggaagcagagaggtcTCTCCTGAAGCAGGAACGGCAAAACATGGCgcaagagctcctgcagaaagaagagcagcatacCGACACCCTCAAAGTTCGGGAGGCCGACCACCAAGGGGAgataaacaagctcctgcaaGACGTG caggcgattgcagaagggcagcggctgtcctggctctcggagaagagactcctgtcgcagcggctggaacgtctgcagcgagcagttgcaaggctggaccgggagaagacggagctgaagcaatacagtgctgagctcaggaggactctggaggag GTGGAACGTGAACGGAGGCGACTGAGGAGATATTGCAGAGGTCGTGCGCTGCCAGATGCAGGCGGATTTTCTGTCTCCGAGTCTGACCAGCACAAGATGCTGGCGTCTCAGCAG GTGTCCCTTCTGCAGACGCAGCTGGCGCAAGAGCGAAAATAG
- the LOC141750428 gene encoding uncharacterized protein LOC141750428 isoform X3 has protein sequence MAAPGPASLQRRLQSSQEARHRQAVLVRKLQAKVLQYRTRCRELEQQLEAGAGCLPGRWEGTEALEKALLQVKEEQQRCEDLAEANSLLREHLEKAKEVNSALKEDVGKLTVDWMRAREELEAKEREWRQERELYENYFRGDRDRLLGLWHQMVTFRRHFLEMKAATNRDLSELKAEQMRLSGSVMANCSRLNCSVMSFQAKGELEKKELQDRLKDLVALEDKHCLLQHELLVAREALEESHLERDVLKEEKHELRVALEKLEGENDALLCKVDEMERAKISAQEKLSLCKRTTKELCAEKAHLEQLLKKAEEQQEELRVELGVLAEEKEEAQEKLLEVSRQQESSRSGLEQLRQESSRQGHALAEVCAEKELLVREKAALEVRLAAMERERQGLSEQLAEARSGKETVECSLLEAQQHLSELEITRSHLETQLHAVAQAKEVIQVLLRSEGAGDRPLLHGNSKGVRSVKSEALFVQPLTLAICRVCRGSEVPSVGAGSREVSPEAGTAKHGARAPAERRAAYRHPQSSGGRPPRGDKQAPARRGDCRRAAAVLALGEETPVAAAGTSAASSCKAGPGEDGAEAIQC, from the exons atggcggcgccgggcccggcctccctgcagcgccggctgcagagctcgcaggaggcgcggcaccggcaagcggtgctggtgcggaagctgcaggcgaag GTCCTGCAGTACCGGACCCGCTgccgagagctggagcagcagctggaagcaggagcg ggatgcctcccaggcaggtgggaaggcacagaggccctggagaaagccctgcttcaggtgaaagaggagcagcaaag GTGCGAGGATCTGGCCGAAGCAAACAGTCTGCTGCGGGAGCACCTGGAGAAAGCGAAAGAGGTGAATTCAGCCCTCAAAGAAGATGTTGGAAAGCTGACGGTGGATTGGATGAGGgcgcgggaggagctggaagcgaaGGAGCGCGAATGGCGCCAGGAACGTGAG CTCTATGAGAACTACTTCAGGGGTGACCGTGACCGTCTGCTCGGTCTGTGGCATCAGATGGTCACCTTCCGCCgtcatttcctggaaatgaaggCTGCCACGAACCG agatttgtcagagctgaaggcagagcaaatgAGGCTTTCTGGGTCTGTAATGGCAAACTGCTCCCGTCTAAACTGCAGCGTGATGTCCTTCCAAGCcaagggggagctggagaagaaggagcttcaggacag aCTGAAGGACTTAGTGGCACTTGAAGACAAACACTGCTTGTTACAGCATGAGTTGTTAGTTGCGAGAGAGGCGCTGGAGGAATCGCACCTtgagagggatgtgctgaaggaagagaagcatgagCTTAGAGTGGCCCTGGAGAAG ctggaGGGAGAGAATGACGCTCTCTTGTGTAAAGTGGATGAGATGGAGAGAGCAAAGatctctgcccaggagaagctgagcttgtgTAAAAGAACAACCAAagagctctgtgcagagaaagcccacctggagcagctgctgaagaaagcagaggagcaacaagaggagctgcgggtagagctgggggtcctggcagaggagaaggaagaagcccaagaGAAACTCCTTGAG GTTTCCCGCCAGCAAGAGTCGTCTCGCAGTGGCCTGGAGCAGTTGCGCCAGGAGTCCTCTCGCCAAGGGCACGCACTGGCCGAGGTGTGCGCAGAGAAGGAATTGCTGGTGcgggagaaggctgccctggaggtgcGACTGGCAGCCATGGAGCGGGAGAGACAAGGCCTttcggagcagctggcagaggccag gtcagggaaggagaccgtggaatgcagcctgttggaggctcagcagcacttgtCTGAGCTGGAGATCACCAGGAGTCATCTTGAAACCCAGCTTCACGCGGTGGCGCAGGCCAAGGAGGTGATCCAAG tgcttctgaggagtgaaggagctggagacagaccccTCCTCCACGGAAACTCAAAGGGCGTAAGGTCAGTAAAGTCAGAGGCGCTGTTTGTGCAGCCTCTGACTCTTGCCATTTGTCGTGTTTGCAGGGGAAGTgaagtgccttcagtgggagctggaagcagagaggtcTCTCCTGAAGCAGGAACGGCAAAACATGGCgcaagagctcctgcagaaagaagagcagcatacCGACACCCTCAAAGTTCGGGAGGCCGACCACCAAGGGGAgataaacaagctcctgcaaGACGTG gcgattgcagaagggcagcggctgtcctggctctcggagaagagactcctgtcgcagcggctggaacgtctgcagcgagcagttgcaaggctggaccgggagaagacggagctgaagcaatacagtgctga
- the LOC141750428 gene encoding uncharacterized protein LOC141750428 isoform X2 — protein MAAPGPASLQRRLQSSQEARHRQAVLVRKLQAKVLQYRTRCRELEQQLEAGAGCLPGRWEGTEALEKALLQVKEEQQRCEDLAEANSLLREHLEKAKEVNSALKEDVGKLTVDWMRAREELEAKEREWRQERELYENYFRGDRDRLLGLWHQMVTFRRHFLEMKAATNRDLSELKAEQMRLSGSVMANCSRLNCSVMSFQAKGELEKKELQDRLKDLVALEDKHCLLQHELLVAREALEESHLERDVLKEEKHELRVALEKLEGENDALLCKVDEMERAKISAQEKLSLCKRTTKELCAEKAHLEQLLKKAEEQQEELRVELGVLAEEKEEAQEKLLEVSRQQESSRSGLEQLRQESSRQGHALAEVCAEKELLVREKAALEVRLAAMERERQGLSEQLAEARSGKETVECSLLEAQQHLSELEITRSHLETQLHAVAQAKEVIQVLLRSEGAGDRPLLHGNSKGVRSVKSEALFVQPLTLAICRVCRGSEVPSVGAGSREVSPEAGTAKHGARAPAERRAAYRHPQSSGGRPPRGDKQAPARRAGDCRRAAAVLALGEETPVAAAGTSAASSCKAGPGEDGAEAIQC, from the exons atggcggcgccgggcccggcctccctgcagcgccggctgcagagctcgcaggaggcgcggcaccggcaagcggtgctggtgcggaagctgcaggcgaag GTCCTGCAGTACCGGACCCGCTgccgagagctggagcagcagctggaagcaggagcg ggatgcctcccaggcaggtgggaaggcacagaggccctggagaaagccctgcttcaggtgaaagaggagcagcaaag GTGCGAGGATCTGGCCGAAGCAAACAGTCTGCTGCGGGAGCACCTGGAGAAAGCGAAAGAGGTGAATTCAGCCCTCAAAGAAGATGTTGGAAAGCTGACGGTGGATTGGATGAGGgcgcgggaggagctggaagcgaaGGAGCGCGAATGGCGCCAGGAACGTGAG CTCTATGAGAACTACTTCAGGGGTGACCGTGACCGTCTGCTCGGTCTGTGGCATCAGATGGTCACCTTCCGCCgtcatttcctggaaatgaaggCTGCCACGAACCG agatttgtcagagctgaaggcagagcaaatgAGGCTTTCTGGGTCTGTAATGGCAAACTGCTCCCGTCTAAACTGCAGCGTGATGTCCTTCCAAGCcaagggggagctggagaagaaggagcttcaggacag aCTGAAGGACTTAGTGGCACTTGAAGACAAACACTGCTTGTTACAGCATGAGTTGTTAGTTGCGAGAGAGGCGCTGGAGGAATCGCACCTtgagagggatgtgctgaaggaagagaagcatgagCTTAGAGTGGCCCTGGAGAAG ctggaGGGAGAGAATGACGCTCTCTTGTGTAAAGTGGATGAGATGGAGAGAGCAAAGatctctgcccaggagaagctgagcttgtgTAAAAGAACAACCAAagagctctgtgcagagaaagcccacctggagcagctgctgaagaaagcagaggagcaacaagaggagctgcgggtagagctgggggtcctggcagaggagaaggaagaagcccaagaGAAACTCCTTGAG GTTTCCCGCCAGCAAGAGTCGTCTCGCAGTGGCCTGGAGCAGTTGCGCCAGGAGTCCTCTCGCCAAGGGCACGCACTGGCCGAGGTGTGCGCAGAGAAGGAATTGCTGGTGcgggagaaggctgccctggaggtgcGACTGGCAGCCATGGAGCGGGAGAGACAAGGCCTttcggagcagctggcagaggccag gtcagggaaggagaccgtggaatgcagcctgttggaggctcagcagcacttgtCTGAGCTGGAGATCACCAGGAGTCATCTTGAAACCCAGCTTCACGCGGTGGCGCAGGCCAAGGAGGTGATCCAAG tgcttctgaggagtgaaggagctggagacagaccccTCCTCCACGGAAACTCAAAGGGCGTAAGGTCAGTAAAGTCAGAGGCGCTGTTTGTGCAGCCTCTGACTCTTGCCATTTGTCGTGTTTGCAGGGGAAGTgaagtgccttcagtgggagctggaagcagagaggtcTCTCCTGAAGCAGGAACGGCAAAACATGGCgcaagagctcctgcagaaagaagagcagcatacCGACACCCTCAAAGTTCGGGAGGCCGACCACCAAGGGGAgataaacaagctcctgcaaGACGTG caggcgattgcagaagggcagcggctgtcctggctctcggagaagagactcctgtcgcagcggctggaacgtctgcagcgagcagttgcaaggctggaccgggagaagacggagctgaagcaatacagtgctga